From Humibacter ginsenosidimutans, a single genomic window includes:
- a CDS encoding DsbA family protein, with amino-acid sequence MRAALLRRAAVVFAALALTAGLAACSSSTPDSTPSATKSAAALPTGTTGAAHFDDDYLAVGTGKTTVDTYVDPMCPFCGEFEKVNGRTLAELVNSDEITLRVHPLDFLDRSSQGTMYSSRAGSALTCVAASDPKATLTFLSQLYENQPEEGSSGLTDAKLTSLAHDVGATDVDACIAANKYVTWISNLTQKALNGPLPGADITSITATPTVLVNGHAYTGGITDTKALTKFIAAGGK; translated from the coding sequence ATGAGAGCAGCACTTCTCCGCCGCGCCGCCGTCGTCTTCGCCGCGCTGGCGCTCACCGCAGGCCTTGCCGCGTGTTCGTCATCCACGCCGGACTCGACGCCGAGCGCGACGAAGTCTGCCGCGGCGCTGCCGACCGGCACGACGGGTGCCGCGCACTTCGATGACGACTACCTCGCCGTCGGCACCGGCAAGACGACGGTCGACACCTACGTCGACCCGATGTGCCCGTTCTGCGGTGAGTTCGAGAAGGTCAACGGTCGCACGCTCGCCGAGCTCGTGAACAGTGACGAGATCACACTGCGCGTGCACCCGCTCGACTTCTTGGACCGCAGTTCCCAGGGCACCATGTACTCCTCGCGCGCGGGGAGCGCACTCACGTGCGTGGCGGCATCCGACCCGAAGGCAACGCTCACCTTCCTCTCGCAGCTCTACGAGAACCAGCCGGAGGAAGGCTCATCGGGTCTCACCGACGCGAAGCTGACCTCGCTCGCCCACGACGTCGGCGCAACCGATGTGGATGCCTGCATCGCCGCGAACAAGTACGTCACCTGGATCTCGAATCTGACGCAGAAGGCACTGAACGGGCCTCTGCCTGGCGCCGATATCACGTCGATCACCGCGACGCCGACCGTGCTTGTGAACGGACACGCCTACACAGGCGGGATCACCGACACGAAGGCGCTCACGAAGTTCATCGCGGCGGGCGGCAAGTAG